A genomic segment from Bacteroidota bacterium encodes:
- a CDS encoding nucleotidyltransferase domain-containing protein gives MNFRSDISDKIKEVVQRIDPESDIIIFGSKARGDSNMHSDWDVLILLQTNEVPFSLEKEIIDSLYEIELETGMIISPLIYSKSDWYSNYKITPLFVNITREGIVEHDKTRQGIY, from the coding sequence ATGAATTTTCGATCAGACATTTCTGATAAAATTAAAGAAGTTGTCCAACGAATTGATCCTGAATCGGATATAATAATCTTTGGATCAAAAGCCCGTGGGGATTCCAATATGCATTCTGATTGGGATGTGTTAATATTATTGCAAACGAATGAAGTTCCGTTTTCACTGGAAAAGGAAATAATTGATAGTTTATATGAAATCGAATTAGAGACCGGAATGATCATATCCCCTCTTATTTATTCAAAATCAGACTGGTATAGTAATTACAAAATCACACCATTGTTTGTGAATATAACCAGGGAAGGCATTGTTGAGCATGACAAAACCAGACAGGGAATTTATTGA
- a CDS encoding amino acid ABC transporter ATP-binding protein: MIRVRHLSKHFGELVVLKDINTDIRHGEIVSIIGPSGTGKSTFLRCLNLLETPTGGSIFIDDVPLLDKKTDVPKIRQKMGMVFQSFNLYAHLSVMENLTIGPVKLLGKRKTEANKKAMELLKIVGLAEKANSFPDELSGGQKQRVAIARCMAMEPEILLFDEPTSALDPTMVSEVLAVIRRLAKEGITMVIVTHEMEFARNISNRVFYMDEGLIYEEGPPQQIFENPQREKTKAFIHRIRSFHYHITSRDYDLYALQAEMEAFCDKHMLSKKGKEYVLHIAEEVLCLQSDFSDINLRLFYSEKDGTLELVCESTGAPVNPLEEGVLEDDIGLKMIKARCESVVYNYGNGKNILVLRMKGE, translated from the coding sequence ATGATCAGGGTCAGACATCTTTCAAAACATTTTGGCGAACTTGTCGTCCTTAAAGACATTAACACCGACATCCGGCATGGCGAGATCGTCTCAATAATAGGTCCGTCGGGCACCGGCAAAAGTACCTTCCTGCGCTGCCTTAACCTGCTGGAAACGCCAACAGGCGGCAGCATCTTTATCGATGATGTTCCATTGCTCGATAAAAAAACAGACGTCCCGAAAATCCGTCAGAAGATGGGAATGGTCTTTCAATCGTTCAACCTTTACGCCCATCTCTCCGTCATGGAAAACCTGACCATCGGTCCGGTTAAATTACTGGGCAAGAGAAAAACTGAAGCGAATAAAAAAGCGATGGAACTCCTGAAAATTGTAGGGCTGGCCGAAAAAGCCAACAGCTTCCCTGACGAGCTATCAGGCGGACAGAAACAACGTGTCGCCATTGCACGATGCATGGCGATGGAACCTGAAATCCTGCTTTTTGACGAACCGACATCTGCCCTTGATCCGACAATGGTCAGCGAGGTGCTGGCTGTCATACGCCGCCTGGCAAAAGAGGGCATCACCATGGTGATCGTGACACATGAGATGGAATTTGCACGCAACATCTCGAACCGTGTCTTTTATATGGATGAAGGGTTGATCTATGAAGAAGGACCTCCGCAGCAGATATTCGAGAATCCTCAGAGAGAGAAGACAAAGGCCTTCATCCACCGAATCCGTAGCTTTCATTACCATATTACAAGCCGCGACTACGACCTCTATGCCCTTCAGGCCGAGATGGAAGCGTTCTGCGATAAGCACATGCTGTCGAAAAAGGGAAAGGAGTATGTCCTGCATATAGCCGAAGAGGTGCTGTGCCTGCAATCTGATTTCTCCGATATAAACCTGAGACTCTTTTATTCCGAAAAAGACGGCACTCTCGAACTGGTATGCGAAAGCACCGGAGCACCCGTAAACCCTCTGGAAGAAGGCGTGCTCGAAGACGACATCGGATTAAAGATGATCAAAGCCCGCTGCGAAAGCGTTGTCTATAATTACGGGAACGGAAAAAATATCCTTGTGCTGAGGATGAAAGGGGAGTAA